A window from Drosophila kikkawai strain 14028-0561.14 chromosome 2L, DkikHiC1v2, whole genome shotgun sequence encodes these proteins:
- the Cda5 gene encoding mucin-2 isoform X1, producing MEYSTCRLSILWLLGLCLLLFKTGPTEAQSKRASRITSSRSFGTNVKPTSSNGLSFDCPEEFGYYPHPTDCTQYYVCVFGGALLESCTGGLMYSHELQTCDWPRNVGCELVDTSSERGPARSQGQSQAQQQQQHVPSRVRFGAAFSSPAGTPKAPTVAPQYHRSPPQVIQAQVHNIPPPPPPELRVPPNPVITSRGQPKPLLDSQEDIAKLYADAQETLPPVEEEESDRQQRVYRGQPSTVSQVQRDRDGIIHQASINAIPQAGKIGSYAFGTAYRVESSSPSSLGAPPPANIFVQPTPQAPSPQLEPNRNYYNASIFNHGGGYQQQQQSQQQQQQQQQQQQLQPTPFQQAQSQPQQQQHQQQAQAPQQHPYDSSYYSVYDDDIDLYRDLEYQQQHQQEQEQRQPPSAQQYQPAVRQQQQQQQSTYRPLELSATPTPPQKSVYGNQPTLSYSTDYDDDLNAQIEQDNVYDQPTRSPQRPEQVAIQKLDARTTPSSGSPSTTPASRPDVRTYYDTLTTLPDAPGDYSYSSSAEYAYGSSPEDYDQSERTVTRAQSYAETDDYDVIANVVGPTSRSSTPAPALIRTTQNTKQSTPAIGRNPTKTTTQTFKVTKSTTTTTRTTLTSTPTTITTTPQPPTTTTTTKVASSKAHANKPYKQHVPNKSKTTTTTPQAPSTAPPSPPTTTPATPSPPKPPAYSSNPFLKSKLQSLAKSLASFVSNNQPQGPSSAVSYRQSQNLTHFHRQSTVQDPVPNPVPVQTPPPVLPPPSTTQEPLVEDSLSNSQLEHVETVFDESQNINVQTAEVPRSRSFETSTSPKFLDFINAAAYGTSPRGNLLHSAPEKPLKTASRESIPYKGHVFESSAAEPEQRKRIQTYITSDVAPQSFRIPPSDGVTTASEDMTSASTTRPNKPIQYSLQSGSSGFSLRVEQSQGEANNSEPSLGVVEKKQPVSTTSAPRPTPTSTRAEPSEDYVEIVPTTYAPPLRIWRNGRPTIQQAFYRPTTSPATSVSTSSTTTPAPSTSTTVTVETSTSPRTTTTPKAQGPPSTERYMAPAAGQSFTARASFLRDSLNRVTANPAMRFVSPYKSLENLLQEDRQHQHHQLRTTSRPRYTNAAAFSPFLQQTTAKPPKNLFMTASGRNTSQDVLATMATGNARNFSVSDAILSTFSPQRPAPSMLRTTTSTTTSTTTTEPPPPEVTTIGSSTTTAFAVVASSPIRVSPSGVRPRGRSRYTVATLNSLVDSEDEPTTYAPRFKLPSGYDTSPYQKRKPLRVRVISNHQRTVLGAPTAKPQEKYEAYKAALQAKDSSIYGAPSVSAKSLKRKPIENEASIPDEPHAEALISQHPLEARQQNSLEEAGTATASSSTEHVVAITDRPTVKFLYSNKYRQQTAERTLAESLQNAGYIAASNGRAQKFRSANVIEQLRQFLAGSDSSSNSDESGTSQFVDEYSLPEIKAAVDEIKQLYLPTDRPSTKSSTTPRPTTTPIPPPPPPSPRPTATGSVAAPQRPVASQSKANSFSSTLTDPTTTARTSQSSPDVSTARSPTVSPVSLNPNPNPNPNPNPTPATATATPSMFAPPTARASRVNSVIKSSIAAAAAQVGQSGVGPSPAAYQPQVAPGKAHKFQFGFAPNNKNQHQQQASSSNPNGAAASASATVKCSDSTPNAKCNEIPSRNNNRNRGSAIYANQDRDVVATPNRGTHPPRTRPTLKPSGTIVSKAQEFVDIYRYPPSRPDPIYPQPTPDKTAAKCRKDVCLLPDCYCGGRDIPGDLPVESIPQIVLLTFDDSVNDLNKQLYTDLFEKGRVNPNGCPITATFYVSHEWTDYSQVQNLYADGHEMASHTVSHSFGEQFSQKKWTREIAGQREILSAYGGVKLSDVRGMRAPFLSVGGNKMYKMLYDSNFTYDSSMPVYENRPPSWPYTLDYKIFHDCMIPPCPTRSYPGVWQVPMVMWQDLNGGRCSMGDACSNPSDADGVTKMIMKNFERHYTTNRAPFGLFYHAAWFTQPHHKEGFIKFLDAINAMQDVWIVTNWQALQWVRDPTPTSRINSFQPFQCDYSDRPKRCNNPKVCNLWHKSGVRYMKTCQPCPDIYPWTGKSGIRSSRIDNENVEEPAA from the exons GACCAACAGAGGCACAGAGCAAACGAGCCTCACGCATCACCAGCTCTCGCAGCTTCGGCACCAACGTCAAGCCCACCAGCTCCAATGGCCTTAGCTTCGACTGCCCCGAGGAGTTCGGCTACTATCCGCATCCCACGGACTGCACCCAGTACTATGTGTGCGTCTTCGGCGGCGCTCTGCTCGAGAGCTGCACCGGCGGTCTGATGTACTCGCACGAGCTCCAGACCTGCGACTGGCCCCGCAACGTGGGCTGCGAGCTGGTGGATACTTCCTCGGAGCGTGGACCAGCGCGCAGCCAGGGCCAGAGCcaggcacagcagcagcaacagcatgtGCCCAGCCGAGTGCGCTTCGGGGCGGCTTTTAGCAGCCCGGCCGGCACTCCGAAGGCACCCACGGTGGCGCCTCAGTACCACCGATCGCCGCCGCAGGTGATCCAGGCACAGGTGCACAACatcccgccgccgccgccaccagaGCTGCGTGTGCCACCCAATCCAGTGATAACGTCTCGAGGGCAGCCAAAGCCGCTGCTCGACTCCCAGGAGGACATAGCGAAG CTGTACGCCGATGCTCAGGAGACGCTGCCGCccgtggaggaggaggagtccgATCGACAGCAGCGAGTGTACCGCGGCCAACCCAGTACCGTTAGTCAGGTGCAGCGCGATCGCGACGGAATCATCCACCAGGCCAGTATCAATGCCATCCCGCAAGCGGGCAAGATCGGATCGTACGCCTTTGGAACGGCCTACAG GGTTGAGTCATCCTCACCGTCATCGCTAGGGGCGCCGCCACCTGCTAATATCTTTGTACAGCCCACACCACAAGCTCCATCGCCACAGTTAGAACCCAATCGTAACTACTACAATGCATCCATATTTAATCACGGGGGCGGctaccaacaacaacaacaatcgcagcagcaacagcagcagcaacaacaacaacaacagctacaGCCAACACCATTCCAACAAGCGCAATCGCAAccgcaacaacagcaacatcagcagcaggcaCAAGCCCCCCAACAACATCCCTATGATTCATCCTATTATTCTGTTTACGACGACGATATCGATTTATATAGGGACCTCGagtaccagcagcagcaccaacaggagcaggagcagcgacAGCCCCCCAGCGCCCAGCAGTATCAGCCTGCAgtgcgccagcagcagcagcagcagcagtccaCCTACCGTCCCCTAGAGCTCTCGGCCACGCCGACTCCGCCCCAGAAGTCTGTCTACGGCAATCAGCCCACTTTGAGCTACAGCACCGACTACGACGATGACCTAAATGCTCAG ATCGAACAGGATAACGTGTACGATCAGCCCACACGCTCGCCCCAGAG GCCGGAGCAGGTGGCTATTCAAAAGCTGGATGCCAGGACCACCCCCTCGAGCGGCTCACCCTCAACGACTCCCGCATCCCGCCCGGATGTCCGCACCTACTACGATACGCTGACCACGCTACCCGATGCCCCGGGCGACTACAGCTACTCCAGTTCAGCGGAGTATGCGTACGGCTCCTCGCCAGAGGACTACGATCAGAGCGAGCGCACTGTGACCCGCGCCCAGTCCTACGCCGAGACGGATGACTATGATGTGATTGCCAATGTCGTTGGTCCCACCAGCAGGAGCTCGACACCGGCTCCGGCGCTCATACGAACAACACAAAACACGAAACAGTCGACCCCGGCGATTGGCAGGAATCCGACCAAGACAACCACACAAACTTTTAAGGTCACAAAGTccacaaccacaacaacaagaacaactcTAACTTCAACTCCAACTACAATAACAACTACACCACAGCCcccaacgacaacaacaacaacaaaagtagCAAG CTCGAAAGCGCATGCAAATAAGCCATACAAACAACATGTCCCCAACAAGTCAAAGACAACCACCACCACACCACAAGCTCCCAGTACAGCACCTCCCAGTCCCCCCACCACGACCCCTGCCACACCATCTCCGCCGAAACCTCCGGCATATAGCTCCAACCCCTTTCTCAAATCGAAGCTACAGAGCCTGGCCAAGTCGCTGGCTTCCTTTGTGTCGAACAACCAGCCCCAAGGCCCTAGCAGTGCCGTCAGTTACCGCCAGTCTCAGAACCTCACACACTTCCATCGACAGTCCACAGTTCAAGACCCAGTCCCGAATCCAGTCCCAGTCCAAACTCCTCCCCCTGTCCTCCCCCCGCCTTCGACTACGCAAGAGCCTCTGGTGGAGGACAGCCTGAGCAATAGCCAACTGGAGCACGTTGAGACGGTCTTCGATGAGAGCCAAAACATTAACGTTCAGACGGCCGAAGTGCCCAGGAGTCGCTCCTTTGAAACGAGCACCTCGCCCAAGTTCCTGGACTTTATCAATGCCGCCGCCTACGGCACCAGTCCGCGTGGCAATCTGCTGCATTCGGCGCCAGAGAAGCCCTTGAAGACGGCGAGCAGGGAATCAATTCCATATAAGGGCCATGTTTTTGAGTCAAGTGCAGCGGAGCCGGAACAGCGCAAGCGCATTCAGACCTACATCACCTCTGATGTGGCGCCTCAGAGTTTCAGGATCCCGCCAAGCGACGGAGTCACAACGGCGTCGGAGGATATGACCAGCGCTAGTACCACGCGCCCAAATAAACCCATTCAATATAGTCTGCAAAGTGGATCGAGTGGCTTCAGCTTGCGCGTAGAGCAGAGCCAAGGCGAGGCCAACAACTCTGAGCCATCTCTCGGCGTTGTGGAGAAAAAACAGCCAGTTAGTACCACCAGCGCTCCAAGACCTACTCCAACAAGCACCCGAGCTGAGCCATCTGAGGATTATGTGGAGATTGTGCCCACGACATATGCTCCTCCGCTGCGCATTTGGCGTAATGGCAGACCCACCATTCAGCAAGCGTTCTACAGGCCAACGACTAGCCCTGCAACTTCGGTTTCGACTTCAAGTACAACTACGCCGGCTCCTTCCACGTCAACAACTGTCACTGTGGAGACCAGTACCTCCCCCAGGACTACCACCACACCGAAGGCTCAGGGCCCGCCTAGCACCGAGCGTTATATGGCACCGGCGGCGGGCCAGAGCTTCACCGCCCGCGCCAGTTTCCTAAGGGACAGTCTGAACCGGGTGACTGCCAACCCGGCGATGCGCTTTGTCTCTCCGTACAAGAGTCTGGAGAACTTGCTGCAGGAGGACcgccagcatcagcatcaccaATTGCGGACGACATCTAGACCGCGGTACACCAACGCAGCCGCTTTTTCACCCTTCCTCCAGCAGACAACTGCCAAGCCGCCGAAAAATCTCTTTATGACCGCCTCTGGCAGGAACACCAGTCAGGACGTTCTGGCCACAATGGCAACAGGAAACGCCCGTAATTTCAGTGTAAGCGACGCCATCCTCAGCACATTCAGTCCACAGCGACCAGCACCGAGCATGCTGCGAACCACTACCAGTACAACCACGTCCACCACGACCACCGAGCCTCCGCCGCCAGAAGTGACAACCATTGGAAGCAGCACAACAACTGCTTTCGCAGTGGTCGCCTCTTCTCCCATCCGCGTTTCGCCATCTGGGGTGCGTCCACGTGGCCGCTCCCGCTACACGGTAGCCACTCTGAACAGTCTGGTGGACAGCGAGGACGAACCCACGACTTATGCGCCCAGGTTTAAGCTGCCAAGCGGATACGACACAAGCCCGTACCAGAAGCGCAAGCCCCTTCGCGTCCGAGTTATTAGTAACCACCAAAGGACCGTTCTTGGGGCGCCCACTGCGAAGCCGCAGGAAAAGTACGAAGCCTACAAGGCTGCTTTGCAGGCCAAGGACTCCTCCATTTACGGCGCGCCAAGTGTTTCGGCCAAGTCGCTGAAACGTAAGCCTATAGAGAACGAAGCCAGCATTCCGGACGAGCCGCATGCCGAGGCTTTGATCAGCCAGCACCCGTTGGAGGCCAGGCAGCAGAACAGCTTAGAAGAGGCCGGCACGGCGACGGCGTCCAGCTCCACCGAGCACGTCGTGGCCATAACAGATCGCCCAACTGTAAAGTTTCTTTACTCCAATAAATATCGCCAGCAGACGGCAGAACGCACCCTGGCGGAGAGTCTTCAGAACGCTGGCTACATCGCAGCCTCGAACGGACGGGCCCAAAAGTTCCGATCGGCCAACGTGATCGAGCAGCTCAGGCAGTTCCTCGCcggcagcgacagcagcagcaatagcgACGAGAGCGGCACGTCCCAGTTCGTGGACGAGTATTCCCTGCCCGAGATAAAGGCGGCTGTCGATGAGATTAAGCAGCTATACTTGCCAACCGACCGACCATCCACGAAATCGAGCACGACGCCGCGTCCTACCACTACGCCTATTCCTCCACCCCCTCCGCCCTCACCCCGACCCACCGCCACCGGCTCTGTGGCAGCTCCTCAGCGACCAGTGGCCAGCCAATCCAAAGCGAACTCCTTTTCATCCACTCTTACCGATCCCACTACAACCGCAAGAACCTCTCAGAGCTCCCCCGATGTTAGTACCGCTAGAAGCCCCACAGTCTCACCAGTTTCCCTCAACCCGAACCCAAACCCGAACCCGAATCCAAACCCTACCCCTGCCACCGCCACAGCTACACCTTCCATGTTTGCACCGCCCACTGCGCGCGCGTCGAGGGTAAACAGTGTGATAAAGTCGTCGattgccgccgctgccgcccaGGTCGGTCAGTCCGGCGTAGGCCCTAGCCCTGCCGCCTATCAGCCGCAGGTGGCGCCGGGCAAGGCCCACAAATTCCAATTCGGCTTCGCCCCCAACAATAAGAATCAGCACCAACAgcaagccagcagcagcaaccccAATGGCGCCGCAGCCTCAGCTTCAGCCACGGTGAAGTGCTCTGACAGCACGCCGAACGCCAAATGCAACGAGATCCCTTCAAG AAACAACAATAGGAACCGGGGCAGTGCTATTTACGCCAACCAGGATCGGGACGTGGTCGCCACACCGAACCGCGGAACGCACCCACC ACGAACCAGGCCCACACTAAAGCCGTCGGGAACCATCGTGTCGAAGGCCCAGGAGTTCGTCGACATATACCGATACCCGCCGAGTCGGCCGGACCCCATTTACCCGCAGCCCACGCCCGACAAGACGGCTGCCAAGTGCCGCAAGGATGTGTGCCTACTGCCGGACTGTTACTGCGGAGGCAGAGACATACCTG GCGATCTGCCGGTCGAGAGCATCCCCCAAATCGTTCTCTTGACCTTTGACGACTCAGTAAACGACTTGAACAAGCAGTTGTACACGGACCTCTTTGAGAAGGGTCGTGTCAACCCCAACGGATGCCCAATCACCGCCACCTTCTACGTCTCCCACGAGTGGACTGACTACAGTCAGGTGCAGAACCTGTACGCCGATGGACACGAAATGGCCTCCCATACAGTTTC TCACAGCTTTGGCGAGCAGTTCTCGCAGAAAAAGTGGACCCGTGAAATAGCAGGACAGCGGGAGATCCTGTCCGCATACGGCGGTGTGAAGCTGTCGGACGTGCGGGGCATGCGCGCACCCTTCCTTTCCGTGGGCGGCAATAAGATGTACAAGATGCTGTACGACTCGAACTTCACCTACGACTCCTCCATGCCCGTCTACGAGAACCGTCCCCCCTCGTGGCCCTACACCCTTGACTACAAGATCTTCCACGACTGCATGATTCCGCCCTGTCCCACCCGATCCTATCCAGGTGTCTGGCAAGTGCCCATGGTCATGTGGCAGGACCTGAATGGGGGTCGTTGTTCAATGGGCGACGCCTGCTCGAACCCCAGCGACGCCGATGGAGTGACCAAAATGATTATGAAAAACTTTGAGCGACATTATACCACAAACAG AGCACCTTTCGGCCTGTTCTATCACGCCGCCTGGTTCACGCAGCCCCACCACAAGGAGGGATTCATCAAGTTCCTTGACGCCATCAATGCCATGCAGGATGTGTGGATTGTAACCAACTGGCAGGCGCTGCAGTGGGTAAGGGACCCCACGCCGACGTCCCGCATAAACTCCTTCCAGCCATTCCAGTGCGATTACTCG GATCGGCCCAAGCGCTGCAACAACCCCAAGGTGTGCAATCTGTGGCACAAGTCCGGCGTCCGCTACATGAAAACGTGCCAGCCCTGTCCCGACATTTATCCCTGGACTGGTAAATCCGGAATCCGATCCTCCCGCATAGACAACGAAAATGTTGAGGAGCCTGCGGCGTAA
- the Cda5 gene encoding uncharacterized protein Cda5 isoform X6, which yields MEYSTCRLSILWLLGLCLLLFKTGPTEAQSKRASRITSSRSFGTNVKPTSSNGLSFDCPEEFGYYPHPTDCTQYYVCVFGGALLESCTGGLMYSHELQTCDWPRNVGCELVDTSSERGPARSQGQSQAQQQQQHVPSRVRFGAAFSSPAGTPKAPTVAPQYHRSPPQVIQAQVHNIPPPPPPELRVPPNPVITSRGQPKPLLDSQEDIAKLYADAQETLPPVEEEESDRQQRVYRGQPSTVSQVQRDRDGIIHQASINAIPQAGKIGSYAFGTAYRVESSSPSSLGAPPPANIFVQPTPQAPSPQLEPNRNYYNASIFNHGGGYQQQQQSQQQQQQQQQQQQLQPTPFQQAQSQPQQQQHQQQAQAPQQHPYDSSYYSVYDDDIDLYRDLEYQQQHQQEQEQRQPPSAQQYQPAVRQQQQQQQSTYRPLELSATPTPPQKSVYGNQPTLSYSTDYDDDLNAQIEQDNVYDQPTRSPQRPEQVAIQKLDARTTPSSGSPSTTPASRPDVRTYYDTLTTLPDAPGDYSYSSSAEYAYGSSPEDYDQSERTVTRAQSYAETDDYDVIANVVGPTSRSSTPAPALIRTTQNTKQSTPAIGRNPTKTTTQTFKVTKSTTTTTRTTLTSTPTTITTTPQPPTTTTTTKVARNNNRNRGSAIYANQDRDVVATPNRGTHPPRTRPTLKPSGTIVSKAQEFVDIYRYPPSRPDPIYPQPTPDKTAAKCRKDVCLLPDCYCGGRDIPGDLPVESIPQIVLLTFDDSVNDLNKQLYTDLFEKGRVNPNGCPITATFYVSHEWTDYSQVQNLYADGHEMASHTVSHSFGEQFSQKKWTREIAGQREILSAYGGVKLSDVRGMRAPFLSVGGNKMYKMLYDSNFTYDSSMPVYENRPPSWPYTLDYKIFHDCMIPPCPTRSYPGVWQVPMVMWQDLNGGRCSMGDACSNPSDADGVTKMIMKNFERHYTTNRAPFGLFYHAAWFTQPHHKEGFIKFLDAINAMQDVWIVTNWQALQWVRDPTPTSRINSFQPFQCDYSDRPKRCNNPKVCNLWHKSGVRYMKTCQPCPDIYPWTGKSGIRSSRIDNENVEEPAA from the exons GACCAACAGAGGCACAGAGCAAACGAGCCTCACGCATCACCAGCTCTCGCAGCTTCGGCACCAACGTCAAGCCCACCAGCTCCAATGGCCTTAGCTTCGACTGCCCCGAGGAGTTCGGCTACTATCCGCATCCCACGGACTGCACCCAGTACTATGTGTGCGTCTTCGGCGGCGCTCTGCTCGAGAGCTGCACCGGCGGTCTGATGTACTCGCACGAGCTCCAGACCTGCGACTGGCCCCGCAACGTGGGCTGCGAGCTGGTGGATACTTCCTCGGAGCGTGGACCAGCGCGCAGCCAGGGCCAGAGCcaggcacagcagcagcaacagcatgtGCCCAGCCGAGTGCGCTTCGGGGCGGCTTTTAGCAGCCCGGCCGGCACTCCGAAGGCACCCACGGTGGCGCCTCAGTACCACCGATCGCCGCCGCAGGTGATCCAGGCACAGGTGCACAACatcccgccgccgccgccaccagaGCTGCGTGTGCCACCCAATCCAGTGATAACGTCTCGAGGGCAGCCAAAGCCGCTGCTCGACTCCCAGGAGGACATAGCGAAG CTGTACGCCGATGCTCAGGAGACGCTGCCGCccgtggaggaggaggagtccgATCGACAGCAGCGAGTGTACCGCGGCCAACCCAGTACCGTTAGTCAGGTGCAGCGCGATCGCGACGGAATCATCCACCAGGCCAGTATCAATGCCATCCCGCAAGCGGGCAAGATCGGATCGTACGCCTTTGGAACGGCCTACAG GGTTGAGTCATCCTCACCGTCATCGCTAGGGGCGCCGCCACCTGCTAATATCTTTGTACAGCCCACACCACAAGCTCCATCGCCACAGTTAGAACCCAATCGTAACTACTACAATGCATCCATATTTAATCACGGGGGCGGctaccaacaacaacaacaatcgcagcagcaacagcagcagcaacaacaacaacaacagctacaGCCAACACCATTCCAACAAGCGCAATCGCAAccgcaacaacagcaacatcagcagcaggcaCAAGCCCCCCAACAACATCCCTATGATTCATCCTATTATTCTGTTTACGACGACGATATCGATTTATATAGGGACCTCGagtaccagcagcagcaccaacaggagcaggagcagcgacAGCCCCCCAGCGCCCAGCAGTATCAGCCTGCAgtgcgccagcagcagcagcagcagcagtccaCCTACCGTCCCCTAGAGCTCTCGGCCACGCCGACTCCGCCCCAGAAGTCTGTCTACGGCAATCAGCCCACTTTGAGCTACAGCACCGACTACGACGATGACCTAAATGCTCAG ATCGAACAGGATAACGTGTACGATCAGCCCACACGCTCGCCCCAGAG GCCGGAGCAGGTGGCTATTCAAAAGCTGGATGCCAGGACCACCCCCTCGAGCGGCTCACCCTCAACGACTCCCGCATCCCGCCCGGATGTCCGCACCTACTACGATACGCTGACCACGCTACCCGATGCCCCGGGCGACTACAGCTACTCCAGTTCAGCGGAGTATGCGTACGGCTCCTCGCCAGAGGACTACGATCAGAGCGAGCGCACTGTGACCCGCGCCCAGTCCTACGCCGAGACGGATGACTATGATGTGATTGCCAATGTCGTTGGTCCCACCAGCAGGAGCTCGACACCGGCTCCGGCGCTCATACGAACAACACAAAACACGAAACAGTCGACCCCGGCGATTGGCAGGAATCCGACCAAGACAACCACACAAACTTTTAAGGTCACAAAGTccacaaccacaacaacaagaacaactcTAACTTCAACTCCAACTACAATAACAACTACACCACAGCCcccaacgacaacaacaacaacaaaagtagCAAG AAACAACAATAGGAACCGGGGCAGTGCTATTTACGCCAACCAGGATCGGGACGTGGTCGCCACACCGAACCGCGGAACGCACCCACC ACGAACCAGGCCCACACTAAAGCCGTCGGGAACCATCGTGTCGAAGGCCCAGGAGTTCGTCGACATATACCGATACCCGCCGAGTCGGCCGGACCCCATTTACCCGCAGCCCACGCCCGACAAGACGGCTGCCAAGTGCCGCAAGGATGTGTGCCTACTGCCGGACTGTTACTGCGGAGGCAGAGACATACCTG GCGATCTGCCGGTCGAGAGCATCCCCCAAATCGTTCTCTTGACCTTTGACGACTCAGTAAACGACTTGAACAAGCAGTTGTACACGGACCTCTTTGAGAAGGGTCGTGTCAACCCCAACGGATGCCCAATCACCGCCACCTTCTACGTCTCCCACGAGTGGACTGACTACAGTCAGGTGCAGAACCTGTACGCCGATGGACACGAAATGGCCTCCCATACAGTTTC TCACAGCTTTGGCGAGCAGTTCTCGCAGAAAAAGTGGACCCGTGAAATAGCAGGACAGCGGGAGATCCTGTCCGCATACGGCGGTGTGAAGCTGTCGGACGTGCGGGGCATGCGCGCACCCTTCCTTTCCGTGGGCGGCAATAAGATGTACAAGATGCTGTACGACTCGAACTTCACCTACGACTCCTCCATGCCCGTCTACGAGAACCGTCCCCCCTCGTGGCCCTACACCCTTGACTACAAGATCTTCCACGACTGCATGATTCCGCCCTGTCCCACCCGATCCTATCCAGGTGTCTGGCAAGTGCCCATGGTCATGTGGCAGGACCTGAATGGGGGTCGTTGTTCAATGGGCGACGCCTGCTCGAACCCCAGCGACGCCGATGGAGTGACCAAAATGATTATGAAAAACTTTGAGCGACATTATACCACAAACAG AGCACCTTTCGGCCTGTTCTATCACGCCGCCTGGTTCACGCAGCCCCACCACAAGGAGGGATTCATCAAGTTCCTTGACGCCATCAATGCCATGCAGGATGTGTGGATTGTAACCAACTGGCAGGCGCTGCAGTGGGTAAGGGACCCCACGCCGACGTCCCGCATAAACTCCTTCCAGCCATTCCAGTGCGATTACTCG GATCGGCCCAAGCGCTGCAACAACCCCAAGGTGTGCAATCTGTGGCACAAGTCCGGCGTCCGCTACATGAAAACGTGCCAGCCCTGTCCCGACATTTATCCCTGGACTGGTAAATCCGGAATCCGATCCTCCCGCATAGACAACGAAAATGTTGAGGAGCCTGCGGCGTAA